A section of the Agrococcus sp. SGAir0287 genome encodes:
- a CDS encoding DUF1540 domain-containing protein, whose protein sequence is MTIEQLPTVTSCSATECGYNHDGCHAPAITVGGDGAGCATFLPLGIDGGLPKVVSHVGACQRTECVHNQSALCLAGEVRIAGGQGTAHCETYEAA, encoded by the coding sequence ATGACCATCGAGCAGCTCCCCACCGTCACGTCCTGCAGCGCCACCGAGTGCGGCTACAACCACGACGGATGCCACGCCCCCGCGATCACCGTCGGCGGCGACGGCGCGGGCTGCGCCACCTTCCTGCCGCTCGGCATCGACGGAGGTCTGCCGAAGGTCGTGAGCCACGTCGGCGCCTGCCAGCGCACCGAGTGCGTGCACAACCAGTCGGCGCTGTGCCTCGCCGGCGAGGTCCGCATCGCCGGCGGGCAGGGCACGGCGCACTGCGAGACGTACGAGGCCGCCTGA
- a CDS encoding aldo/keto reductase has translation MTSIPTVALNDGTSIPQLGFGVFKVNPAETERIVTDALEAGYRHIDTAAVYGNEEGVGRAIAASGIPRDELYVTTKCWNDDQGRTASRDAMASSLEKLGLERVDLYLIHWPCPEKGLWQETWTTFQELRSEGLTTSIGVSNFDHRYLPQLLAEGGAKPVVDQIELHPQFQQRETAAIAAEHDILLEAWGPLGQGKVDYASQVAGIAEAHDKTWAQVVLRWHLQHGHIVFPKSNRAARMRENAEVFDFELTADEMATIDALDQGAAGRVSADPAEVN, from the coding sequence ATGACGTCCATCCCCACCGTCGCCCTCAACGACGGCACGTCCATCCCGCAGCTCGGGTTCGGCGTGTTCAAGGTCAACCCGGCCGAGACCGAGCGCATCGTGACCGACGCCCTCGAGGCCGGCTATCGCCACATCGACACCGCAGCCGTGTACGGCAACGAGGAGGGCGTGGGCCGCGCGATCGCCGCCTCCGGCATCCCGCGCGACGAGCTCTACGTCACGACGAAGTGCTGGAACGACGACCAGGGCCGCACCGCGTCGCGCGACGCGATGGCTTCGAGCCTCGAGAAGCTCGGGCTCGAGCGCGTCGACCTCTACCTCATCCACTGGCCCTGCCCCGAGAAGGGTCTGTGGCAGGAGACCTGGACGACCTTCCAGGAGCTGCGCTCGGAGGGCCTCACGACCTCCATCGGCGTGTCGAACTTCGACCACCGCTACCTGCCGCAGCTCCTCGCCGAGGGCGGTGCGAAGCCCGTCGTCGACCAGATCGAGCTGCACCCGCAGTTCCAGCAGCGCGAGACCGCCGCGATCGCCGCCGAGCACGACATCCTGCTCGAGGCGTGGGGCCCGCTCGGCCAGGGCAAGGTCGACTACGCGTCGCAGGTGGCCGGCATCGCCGAGGCGCACGACAAGACGTGGGCGCAGGTCGTGCTCCGCTGGCACCTGCAGCACGGCCACATCGTCTTCCCCAAGTCGAACCGTGCTGCGCGCATGCGCGAGAACGCCGAGGTCTTCGACTTCGAGCTCACCGCCGACGAGATGGCGACCATCGACGCCCTCGACCAGGGCGCGGCGGGCCGCGTGTCGGCAGACCCGGCCGAGGTCAACTGA
- a CDS encoding alpha/beta hydrolase family protein produces the protein MLRRRTLLVGSLALAATLAGCVSDPVDEVVEEDGAVTTTHAYGDDPAQVCDLILPAGEVRATVILVHGGYWQSGYDRSLEDAVAADLVADGYAVWNVDYRGVGAGGGTPATFDDVAAAVDLLATVGADAGLDLGRVAIVGHSAGGQLALWAAGRATLPEGAPGAGPALVPVAAASQAGVNDLVTAQEQSLGGGAVASLLEIDPDRPVPAELAAITSPAQMVPLGVPQLIVTGDEDVTVPPSQSETYADAATAAGDDVRLEIVEGEEHFAHLDPASRSWAVVKAWLVEVVG, from the coding sequence GTGCTGCGACGCCGCACCCTGCTCGTCGGCTCCCTCGCGCTCGCGGCGACGCTCGCGGGCTGCGTGTCGGATCCCGTCGACGAGGTCGTCGAGGAGGATGGTGCGGTGACGACCACCCACGCCTACGGCGACGATCCGGCCCAGGTCTGCGACCTCATCCTCCCCGCCGGCGAGGTGCGTGCGACGGTGATCCTCGTGCACGGCGGCTACTGGCAGTCGGGCTACGACCGGTCGCTCGAGGATGCCGTCGCCGCCGACCTCGTCGCCGACGGCTACGCCGTGTGGAACGTCGACTACCGCGGCGTCGGCGCGGGCGGAGGCACCCCCGCGACGTTCGACGACGTCGCCGCAGCGGTCGACCTGCTGGCGACGGTCGGCGCCGACGCGGGACTCGACCTCGGCCGGGTCGCCATCGTCGGGCACTCGGCCGGCGGGCAGCTCGCGTTGTGGGCCGCCGGGCGCGCGACGCTGCCCGAGGGCGCACCCGGCGCCGGCCCCGCCCTCGTGCCCGTCGCGGCGGCGAGCCAGGCGGGCGTCAACGACCTCGTGACAGCGCAGGAGCAGTCCCTCGGCGGCGGCGCCGTCGCATCGCTGCTCGAGATCGACCCGGACCGGCCGGTGCCCGCGGAGCTCGCCGCGATCACCTCGCCCGCGCAGATGGTGCCGCTCGGCGTGCCGCAGCTGATCGTCACCGGCGACGAGGACGTCACGGTGCCGCCGTCGCAGAGCGAGACGTACGCGGATGCCGCGACCGCGGCGGGCGACGACGTGCGCCTCGAGATCGTCGAGGGGGAGGAGCACTTCGCCCACCTCGACCCCGCGAGCCGCTCGTGGGCGGTCGTCAAGGCCTGGCTCGTCGAGGTCGTCGGCTGA
- a CDS encoding DEAD/DEAH box helicase, producing MSSEPQHYGSWAADHLSPAYPERAAWGTTQTLRAWQQEALERYFDREPRDFLAAATPGAGKTTFALRLASELLRRGSVRRVTVVAPTEHLKTQWADAAARAGIRLDPGFRNAHGEAARHYHGVAVTYAQVAARPALHERMTRSADTLVILDEVHHAGDALSWGDAVREAFGPATRRLSLTGTPFRSDDAPIPFVEYAPAEDGVRYSATDYDYGYARALADHVVRPVLFMAYAGTMEWRTSMGEEMRATLGHEDAKDITSAAWRTALDPGGTWIQQVLRSADARLTQVREQVPDAGGLVIATDQAQAREYAQILEGICRERVTVVLSDDAGASARIEEFSADESRWMVAVRMVSEGVDVPRLAVGVYATSSATPLFFAQAIGRFVRSRRRGETATVFLPSVPVLLQLAAELERQRDHALGKPTDDDQLLDDELMAAAGKPDAEDREEAPFTWQPLSSAATFDKVLFGDQEFGQLVEPGTDEEHDFIGIPGILEPEEVSDLLQRRQRRQAARLAERPAPPQPDALFRSLREDRQLLNALVTIVAKKRGQTHGMVHAEARRVCGGPEVAKASMQQLRDRIHYLRRAIDA from the coding sequence ATGTCGAGCGAGCCCCAGCACTACGGTTCCTGGGCCGCCGACCATCTGAGCCCCGCGTATCCTGAGCGCGCGGCCTGGGGCACGACGCAGACGCTGCGCGCCTGGCAGCAGGAGGCGCTCGAGCGATACTTCGATCGCGAGCCGCGCGACTTCCTCGCAGCCGCGACGCCCGGCGCCGGCAAGACGACCTTCGCCCTGCGACTCGCCTCCGAGCTGCTGCGCCGCGGGTCCGTGCGACGCGTCACGGTCGTCGCGCCCACCGAGCACCTCAAGACGCAGTGGGCGGACGCCGCAGCCCGTGCCGGCATCCGCCTCGATCCCGGCTTCCGCAACGCCCACGGCGAGGCCGCGAGGCACTACCACGGCGTCGCCGTGACGTACGCGCAGGTGGCGGCGAGGCCCGCGCTCCATGAGCGCATGACGCGCTCGGCCGACACGCTCGTCATCCTCGACGAGGTGCACCATGCGGGCGATGCGCTGTCCTGGGGCGATGCGGTGCGAGAGGCGTTCGGGCCCGCGACCCGGCGCCTGTCGCTCACGGGCACGCCGTTCCGCAGCGACGACGCGCCGATCCCGTTCGTCGAGTACGCGCCCGCCGAGGACGGCGTGCGCTACTCGGCGACCGACTACGACTACGGCTACGCCCGAGCGCTCGCCGACCACGTCGTGCGACCCGTGCTCTTCATGGCCTACGCCGGCACGATGGAGTGGCGCACCTCGATGGGCGAGGAGATGCGCGCGACCCTTGGCCACGAGGACGCGAAGGACATCACCTCCGCCGCGTGGCGCACCGCGCTCGATCCCGGAGGCACCTGGATCCAGCAGGTGCTGCGCAGCGCGGACGCGCGGCTCACGCAGGTTCGCGAGCAGGTGCCGGATGCGGGCGGCCTCGTCATCGCGACCGACCAGGCGCAGGCGCGCGAGTACGCGCAGATCCTCGAGGGCATCTGCCGCGAGCGCGTCACGGTCGTGCTCTCCGACGACGCGGGCGCCAGCGCGCGCATCGAGGAGTTCTCCGCCGACGAGTCGCGGTGGATGGTCGCGGTGCGCATGGTGTCGGAGGGCGTCGACGTGCCGCGCCTCGCCGTCGGCGTCTACGCGACGTCGTCGGCGACGCCGCTGTTCTTCGCGCAGGCCATCGGGCGCTTCGTGCGCTCGCGGCGCCGCGGCGAGACCGCCACCGTCTTCCTGCCCTCGGTGCCCGTGCTGCTGCAGCTCGCCGCCGAGCTCGAGCGGCAGCGCGACCATGCGCTCGGGAAGCCCACCGACGACGACCAGCTGCTCGACGACGAGCTCATGGCGGCGGCCGGGAAGCCCGACGCGGAGGACCGCGAGGAGGCGCCGTTCACGTGGCAGCCGCTGTCGTCCGCCGCGACGTTCGACAAGGTGCTCTTCGGCGACCAGGAGTTCGGCCAGCTCGTCGAGCCGGGCACCGACGAGGAGCACGACTTCATCGGCATCCCCGGCATCCTCGAGCCCGAGGAGGTGTCGGACCTCCTCCAGCGCAGGCAGCGCAGGCAGGCGGCGCGCCTCGCCGAACGGCCGGCGCCGCCGCAGCCCGACGCGCTGTTCCGCTCGCTGCGCGAGGATCGCCAGCTGCTCAACGCCCTCGTGACGATCGTCGCGAAGAAGCGCGGGCAGACGCACGGCATGGTGCACGCCGAGGCGCGGCGCGTCTGCGGCGGACCCGAGGTGGCGAAGGCGTCGATGCAGCAGCTGCGCGACCGCATCCACTACCTCCGCCGCGCGATCGACGCCTGA